Proteins from a genomic interval of Euleptes europaea isolate rEulEur1 chromosome 18, rEulEur1.hap1, whole genome shotgun sequence:
- the LOC130489423 gene encoding sulfotransferase 1C2-like: MELGGALEALDPNSIKRSVLMEVEGVPLVSSMAEEWGHLWGFKARPDDLLICTYPKAGTTWIQEIVDMVRHGGDPRQCGRGPTHDRMPFIDMFLPKPFPSGVAQAEAMPSPRMLKTHLPVQLIPPSFWEQNCKIIYVARNAKDNAVSYFHFHRIGNLLPEPGNWDQFLDNFIAGKVAWGSWFDHVRGWWEAKDHHPILYLFYEDMKETPDREIQKVAQFLGVTLPDPLVNQIVQHTTFESMKANPMTNYSTIPSFILDQSVSPFMRKGTVGDWRDHFTVVQSKHLDKVCARELGGSGLAFRTQI, translated from the exons ATGGAACTTGGAGGTGCGCTGGAAGCGTTGGATCCCAATTCCATCAAGCGCTCTGTGCTAATGGAGGTCGAGGGTGTCCCTTTGGTCAGCTCCATGGCAGAGGAATGGGGTCACTTATGGGGCTTCAAAGCTCGGCCCGATGATCTTCTCATCTGCACTTACCCTAAAGCAG GGACCACTTGGATCCAGGAAATTGTAGACATGGTTCGTCATGGAGGAGACCCACGGCAATGTGGTCGTGGCCCAACGCACGACCGCATGCCCTTCATAGACATGTTCCTTCCAAAGCCCTTCCCCTCTG GTGTAGCCCAAGCAGAGGCAATGCCCTCTCCACGCATGCTCAAAACTCACCTCCCGGTTCAGCTCATTCCCCCTTCCTTCTGGGAACAGAACTGCAAG ATCATTTATGTGGCCAGGAACGCCAAGGACAACGCGGTCTCCTATTTCCATTTCCATCGCATCGGCAACCTGTTGCCCGAACCAGGAAATTGGGACCAGTTTCTAGATAATTTCATTGCTGGGAAGG TTGCCTGGGGTTCTTGGTTTGACCATGTCCGTGGCTGGTGGGAAGCCAAGGACCATCACCCAATTCTGTATCTCTTTTACGAAGACATGAAAGAG ACCCCAGACCGGGAAATCCAGAAAGTAGCCCAGTTCCTAGGCGTAACGCTTCCAGACCCGCTTGTGAACCAGATTGTGCAGCACACAACGTTTGAGAGCATGAAAGCAAACCCGATGACTAATTACAGCACTATACCGTCTTTCATCTTGGACCAATCTGTGTCGCCCTTCATGAGAAAAG GCACTGTGGGAGACTGGAGGGACCATTTCACAGTGGTTCAGAGCAAACACCTAGACAAAGTCTGTGCCCGGGAACTGGGGGGCAGCGGCCTGGCCTTCCGCACACAAATCTAA